A single Vulpes lagopus strain Blue_001 chromosome 3, ASM1834538v1, whole genome shotgun sequence DNA region contains:
- the TMEM184A gene encoding transmembrane protein 184A: protein MTNVSGLLGTAGGPLVSATWPQPSPLPAMPTVPAMPSVPTGPQMDRMGNSSQGASRLFLTTALARGISGVFVWTALLLTCHQIYLHLRSYTVPNEQRYIIRLLFIVPIYAFDSWLSLLLLGGHQHYIYFDSVRDCYEAFVIYSFLSLCFQYLGGESAIMAEIRGKPIRSSCFYGTCCLQGMSYSIGFLRFCKQATLQFCIVKPIMALITIVLQAFGKYHDGDFNIHSGYLYVTLIYNVSVSLALYALFLFYFATRELLQPFEPVLKFLTIKAVIFLSFWQGMLLAILEKCGVIPEVQVIDGSKVGAGTVAAGYQNFIICIEMLFASIALRYAFTCQVYAEKKENSPAPEAPMHSISSGLKETMSPQDIVQDAVHNFSPAYQHYTQQATHEAPSPGTHPSVAGGSGAIRKSRNVEKRMLIPSEEL from the exons ATGACTAATGTCTCAGGGCTCCTGGGAACAGCCGGCGGCCCCCTGGTGTCAGCAACCTGGCCACAGCCCAGCCCCCTGCCGGCCATGCCCACCGTGCCTGCCATGCCCTCTGTGCCCACTGGGCCGCAGATGGACCGCATGGGGAACAGCTCCCAGGGCGCCTCCCGGCTCTTCCTCACCACTGCGTTGGCCCGCGGCATCTCAGGGGTCTTCGTGTGGACTGCCCTGTTGCTCACCTGCCACCAG ATTTACCTGCACCTGCGGTCCTACACGGTCCCCAACGAGCAGCGCTACATCATCCGCCTACTCTTCATCGTGCCCATCTACGCCTTTGACTCCTggctcagcctcctcctcctggggGGCCACCAGCACTACATCTACTTCGACTCGGTGCGTGACTGCTATGAAG CCTTTGTCATCTACAGCTTCCTGAGCCTCTGCTTCCAGTACCTGGGGGGTGAGAGCGCCATCATGGCTGAGATTCGGGGAAAGCCCATCCG GTCCAGCTGCTTCTATGGCACCTGCTGCCTCCAGGGCATGTCCTACTCCATCGGCTTCCTGCGCTTCTGCAAGCAG GCCACACTGCAGTTCTGCATCGTGAAGCCCATCATGGCCTTGATCACCATCGTCCTGCAGGCATTTGGCAAATACCACGATGGAGACTTCAA CATCCACAGCGGCTACCTCTACGTCACCCTCATCTACAACGTCTCCGTCAGCCTGGCCCTCTACGCCCTGTTCCTCTTCTACTTCGCCACCAGGGAGCTCCTGCAGCCCTTTGAACCCGTCCTCAAATTCCTCACCATCAAGGCCGtcatcttcctctccttctggcaGG GGATGCTGCTGGCCATCCTGGAAAAGTGTGGGGTCATCCCTGAGGTCCAGGTCATCGATGGGAGCAAGGTTGGGGCTGGCACGGTGGCTGCTGGCTACCAAAATTTCATCATCTGCATCGAGATGCTGTTTGCCTCCATTGCCCTGCGCTATGCCTTCACCTGCCAGGTGTatgcagagaagaaagagaattcaCCAG cccccgaGGCACCCATGCACAGCATCTCCAGTGGCCTCAAGGAGACCATGAGCCCACAGGACATCGTGCAGGACGCCGTGCACAACTTCTCCCCTGCCTACCAGCACTACACCCAGCAGGCCACACATGAGGCCCCAAGCCCCGGCACCCACCCCAGCGTGGCAGGAGGCTCTGGTGCCATCAGAAAGAGTCGGAACGTGGAAAAGCGGATGCTGATCCCCTCGGAGGAACTGTAG